In a single window of the Salvelinus alpinus chromosome 15, SLU_Salpinus.1, whole genome shotgun sequence genome:
- the LOC139540104 gene encoding four-jointed box protein 1-like: MRAVSANLLALLFLCTCASVFYVWSSLGRYNTGLQLTSRGSAHIGPSPDLSAKTFRALLAVPVAQRLHFGGILDAHNLTGVADQTGSLGIRDYHMNIDNKGSAQRGVPAKLVSPVEGIFWSEWLEDKFPVSFSEEHARAWRGRARGHRIVRLEPGCGRISNQLATFSDRSKACVRYGINADQVQGETLTYYLASLLGITNLPPLILAQLNVDSEQWASVRRRIGGLQWSERAVVSLTQWVANLTGVITPAPLRQESKGLRPLRGELGNKTTAELLELMQWTDLIILDYLSANFDRLVSNLFSLQWDSRVMERETNNLLRTPRGDLVFIDNEAGLVHGYRVLDMWEKYHSTVLDSVCVFRKRTVQRVIELHRRRDTRTRLLELYRDSEPLSPELGFLSDEHAGVLQSRINRLYKHILHCKVKYQLGI; this comes from the coding sequence ATGAGGGCTGTATCGGCGAACTTACTTGCACTTCTCTTTCTCTGCACTTGTGCCAGTGTATTCTACGTCTGGAGCAGTTTGGGGAGATACAACACGGGACTACAGTTAACGAGTAGGGGGTCCGCTCACATTGGGCCATCCCCGGACCTCTCTGCTAAAACTTTCCGGGCTTTGCTCGCCGTTCCAGTAGCACAGAGACTGCATTTTGGGGGCATACTGGATGCCCACAATCTCACTGGTGTTGCGGATCAAACTGGCTCTTTAGGAATCAGAGATTACCATATGAATATAGATAACAAGGGGTCAGCACAGAGGGGGGTCCCGGCCAAATTGGTCTCTCCGGTTGAGGGGATTTTTTGGAGTGAATGGCTTGAGGATAAGTTTCCCGTCAGCTTCAGTGAGGAACATGCCCGGGCATGGAGAGGGAGAGCCCGGGGACACCGGATTGTCAGACTGGAGCCGGGCTGTGGTAGAATATCCAATCAACTGGCCACTTTTTCGGACCGATCCAAAGCATGCGTGCGTTATGGAATAAACGCGGACCAGGTGCAGGGGGAAACTTTGACTTATTACCTGGCTAGTTTGCTGGGTATTACAAATCTGCCGCCTCTCATCCTCGCCCAGTTGAACGTTGACAGTGAACAATGGGCTTCTGTGAGAAGAAGAATAGGAGGTTTACAGTGGAGTGAGCGGGCCGTGGTCTCACTCACCCAGTGGGTCGCCAACCTGACAGGGGTAATCACACCTGCGCCGCTGCGCCAAGAGAGCAAGGGGCTGCGTCCTCTACGGGGGGAGCTGGGGAACAAGACGACGGCGGAGCTGCTCGAGCTAATGCAGTGGACGGACCTGATAATATTGGACTACCTGTCTGCTAACTTCGACAGGCTCGTTAGCAACCTATTTAGCCTGCAGTGGGACTCGCGCGTGATGGAGAGGGAGACCAACAACCTGCTCAGAACACCCCGTGGCGACCTGGTTTTCATCGACAACGAGGCAGGGCTTGTGCACGGTTACCGTGTACTGGATATGTGGGAGAAGTACCACAGCACCGTCTtggactcagtgtgtgtgttcagaaaGAGGACAGTACAGCGTGTTATAGAACTGCACCGGCGCAGGGACACCAGGACTCGGCTGCTCGAGCTATACAGAGACAGCGAACCATTGTCTCCGGAATTAGGGTTTCTCTCTGATGAACATGCGGGAGTACTACAGAGTCGAATAAACAGATTATACAAACACATATTGCATTGCAAGGTGAAGTACCAGCTGGGCATTTAG
- the LOC139540105 gene encoding putative nuclease HARBI1 produces the protein MKAQNCVFLSALTMACPFVRDVVDEEALVLRRAFRRERVFRDRLDPLAFPDDHLYERYRFSADGIRYLCRLLGPRIKHRTARSHALSVEQMVCVALRFFASGAFLYSVGDAEQLNKATICRTIRSVCLAIKALADVFISFPGHRRLCDIKEEFYRIAGFPNVIGAVDCTHIRIKAPSGAHEADFVNRKSFHSINVQMVCNADCVISNVVAKWPGSVHDSRIFRASEIYQCLSQGEFSGVLLGDRGYGCQPFLLTPFTDPQEAQQAYNHAHARTRARVEMTFGLLKARFHCLHKLRVSPVRACDITVACAVLHNVACLRKERAPRVPPAMDWDNPAIFPDDDSGRLLRDQYVLNYFS, from the exons atgaaggcccaaaattgtgtgttcctttctgctctgacaatggcatgcccattcgtgcgagatgtggtggatgaagaagcacttgtgctgaggagagccttcaggcgagaaagggtcttcagggaccggttggacccactggccttccctgatgaccatctatatgaaagatacaggttttctgcagatggcatcaggtatctatgcagactactgggtcccaggattaagcaccgcactgcacggagccatgcactgagtgtggagcaaatggtttgtgtggccttgcgcttttttgctagtggagccttcctgtactcagtgggggatgcagaacagctgaacaaggccacaatttgccgcacaataaggagtgtgtgtctggctatcaaagcattagcagatgtcttcatctccttccctggccacagaagactctgtgacatcaaagaggagttctataggattgcag gtttccccaatgtcattggtgcagtggactgcacacacataaggataaaagccccctcaggtgcccatgaggccgattttgtgaataggaaatcctttcacagcattaatgttcag atggtctgcaatgctgactgtgtgatcagcaatgttgtggcaaaatggcctggctcagtccatgactccagaatctttcgggcctctgaaatctatcagtgcctatcacaag gtgaattctctggtgtgttgctgggagacagggggtatggctgccagccttttctcctgacacctttcacagacccccaggaagcacagcaggcctacaaccatgcccatgccaggaccagggccagagttgaaatgacctttggcctcctgaaggcacgctttcactgccttcacaaattaagggtcagccctgttagggcatgtgatattactgtggcttgtgctgtcctccacaatgtggcctgcctgaggaaggagagggcccccagagtgccaccagccatggactgggacaatccggcaatcttccctgatgacgacagtggtcggctgctgagggaccaatatgtgttgaattattttagttag